The following proteins come from a genomic window of Rhodobium gokarnense:
- a CDS encoding pyocin activator PrtN family protein → MRKVSTGEIDLPFTRAERSQESAKGVHLQDLASYLDKRREMASSEARAFRAR, encoded by the coding sequence CTGCGCAAGGTGAGCACCGGGGAGATCGACCTGCCGTTCACCAGGGCGGAAAGAAGCCAGGAAAGCGCAAAGGGCGTGCACCTGCAGGACCTCGCCTCTTACCTCGACAAACGGCGCGAGATGGCGTCATCGGAAGCTCGTGCCTTCCGCGCCAGATAG
- a CDS encoding bifunctional 5-dehydro-2-deoxygluconokinase/5-dehydro-2-deoxyphosphogluconate aldolase produces MTEMADQTAPTLDAITIGRSCVDLYSDQIGCRMEDTRSFSKYVGGCPTNIAVGAARLGLEVAVISRVGDDQLGRFVRETLEAEGVSTEALGSDPKRLTAMAFLGIEDDRSFPLLFARTDCADAALCEDDIDPAFIARARAVVVTGTHFSKPHLAAASHKAMAAARAAGRKVVFDIDYRPNLWGLAGAGEGDIRFVSDAAVTARVQEILPHCDVVVGTDEEVSIAGGAGDTREALLAIRSRTDALIVLKTGPKGCLVFPGPIPEDLEDGVSSEGFPVEVFNVLGAGDGFMAGFLRGYLRDLPLEECCRIANACGALAVSRHGCAPSYPTWEELQIFFERGIVTPRLREDAWLEHVHWSTTRRPQWNDICALAADHRVQLEAMADEAGVPRARISAFKSLCLDALLAARHDGVMLGTLLDGRYGRDALFRAEREGVWIGRPVEVPTSRPLRFEGPPSLGAELQSWPPDHVAKCLVYHNANDPDEMRRTQMDQLHRLASAARKARLEFLVEVIGTDRSAGETATADALAQIYSEGIRPDWWKLPDQTTRGWHAIEQVVRAEDPWCRGVLLLGLDAPIEVLEESLARAAASPVVRGFAVGRTVFGAAARDWLAGTISDDEARRRLTTRFARLVDIWVQARQTRAVA; encoded by the coding sequence ATGACCGAAATGGCAGACCAGACCGCCCCCACCCTCGACGCGATCACCATCGGGCGCAGCTGCGTGGATCTCTATTCCGACCAGATCGGCTGCCGCATGGAGGACACCCGCAGCTTCTCCAAATATGTCGGCGGCTGCCCGACCAACATCGCCGTCGGTGCCGCCCGGCTCGGCCTCGAGGTGGCGGTGATCAGCCGGGTCGGCGACGACCAGCTCGGCCGCTTCGTCCGCGAGACGCTTGAGGCCGAGGGCGTTTCCACCGAAGCCCTCGGCAGCGATCCCAAGCGGCTGACCGCCATGGCCTTCCTCGGCATCGAGGACGACCGCAGTTTTCCCCTGCTGTTCGCCCGTACCGACTGCGCCGACGCAGCGCTTTGCGAAGACGATATCGACCCTGCCTTCATCGCCCGCGCCCGCGCGGTCGTGGTCACCGGCACCCACTTCTCCAAGCCGCATCTCGCCGCCGCCAGCCACAAGGCGATGGCAGCGGCCCGCGCCGCCGGCCGCAAGGTGGTCTTCGACATCGACTATCGGCCGAACCTGTGGGGCCTGGCCGGCGCCGGCGAAGGCGACATCCGCTTCGTCAGCGATGCCGCGGTGACCGCCCGGGTGCAGGAGATCCTGCCCCATTGCGACGTCGTCGTCGGCACCGACGAGGAGGTCAGCATCGCCGGTGGTGCCGGCGATACCCGCGAGGCGCTCCTTGCCATTCGTTCCCGCACCGATGCCCTCATCGTGCTGAAGACCGGACCCAAGGGATGCCTGGTCTTTCCCGGCCCGATCCCGGAGGATCTGGAGGACGGCGTGTCGTCGGAAGGCTTTCCGGTCGAGGTCTTCAACGTGCTCGGCGCCGGCGACGGCTTCATGGCCGGCTTCCTGCGCGGCTATCTCCGCGACCTGCCGCTGGAGGAGTGCTGCCGCATCGCCAATGCCTGCGGCGCCCTTGCCGTGTCGCGCCATGGCTGCGCACCGTCCTATCCGACCTGGGAAGAGCTGCAGATCTTCTTCGAACGCGGCATCGTCACGCCGCGCCTGCGCGAGGACGCCTGGCTCGAACACGTCCACTGGTCGACCACCCGGCGTCCGCAATGGAACGATATCTGCGCGCTCGCCGCCGACCACCGCGTCCAGCTCGAGGCGATGGCCGACGAGGCCGGCGTCCCGCGGGCCCGGATTTCCGCCTTCAAGTCGCTCTGCCTCGATGCCCTCTTGGCGGCCCGGCATGACGGCGTCATGCTCGGCACCCTGCTCGACGGCCGCTACGGCCGCGACGCCCTGTTCCGGGCCGAACGCGAGGGCGTCTGGATCGGTCGCCCGGTCGAGGTGCCCACGTCCCGGCCGCTGCGCTTCGAAGGCCCGCCGAGCCTCGGCGCCGAACTGCAGAGCTGGCCGCCCGACCATGTCGCCAAATGCCTCGTGTACCACAACGCCAACGACCCGGACGAGATGCGGCGCACCCAGATGGACCAGCTTCACCGGCTCGCCTCGGCGGCGCGCAAGGCGCGGCTGGAATTCCTCGTCGAGGTCATCGGCACCGACCGCAGCGCCGGCGAGACCGCGACCGCCGACGCCCTCGCGCAGATCTACAGCGAAGGCATCCGCCCCGACTGGTGGAAACTGCCGGACCAGACGACCCGCGGCTGGCACGCCATCGAACAGGTCGTGCGGGCCGAGGATCCGTGGTGCCGCGGCGTTCTCCTGCTCGGCCTCGACGCGCCCATCGAGGTGTTGGAAGAAAGCCTCGCCCGTGCCGCCGCCTCGCCGGTGGTTCGCGGCTTTGCCGTCGGCCGCACCGTCTTTGGCGCTGCCGCCCGCGACTGGCTGGCCGGCACGATTTCCGACGACGAGGCCCGCCGGCGGCTGACGACGCGGTTCGCGCGGCTGGTCGACATCTGGGTCCAGGCCCGCCAGACGCGCGCGGTCGCCTGA
- a CDS encoding MurR/RpiR family transcriptional regulator: MDGPAPESYETLRRSIASQRNDLSKRLRLIADYAQLDPSAFALRAVAGLAAEIGVAPSAIIRFAQHFGYSGFSEMQNVFRQRLEAAAPSYRDRVRNLEQHGGADATDDMMRRFIEAGIESLKDLQLTISPDKIDEAAGFIADARTVHVLAQKRTFPAAAYLAYNLARLEMPAHLFDGIGGMLEQQSNLIGPDDVVVAISFLPGAQTTADVFSRALDKGARTVAIVDVPRAPYVHADVVFEVVEASVENFRSLTATISLALVLAIRAGTFSAHKSNPQDERQ, translated from the coding sequence CCGTTCGATCGCCAGCCAGCGCAACGATCTGAGCAAGCGGCTGCGGCTGATCGCCGATTATGCCCAGCTCGATCCCTCCGCCTTCGCCCTGCGCGCCGTTGCCGGCCTTGCCGCGGAGATCGGCGTCGCGCCCTCGGCGATCATCCGCTTCGCCCAGCATTTCGGCTATTCCGGCTTTTCGGAAATGCAGAACGTGTTCCGCCAGCGGCTGGAGGCGGCAGCACCGTCCTACCGCGACCGGGTCCGCAATCTTGAGCAGCACGGCGGCGCCGATGCGACCGACGACATGATGCGCCGCTTCATTGAGGCCGGCATCGAGTCGCTGAAGGATCTGCAGCTGACGATCTCGCCCGACAAGATCGACGAGGCCGCCGGCTTCATCGCCGACGCCCGGACCGTCCACGTACTCGCCCAGAAACGCACCTTCCCGGCCGCCGCCTATCTCGCCTACAACCTCGCCCGGCTGGAAATGCCGGCCCATCTGTTCGATGGCATCGGCGGCATGCTCGAGCAGCAGAGCAACCTCATCGGGCCCGACGACGTGGTCGTCGCCATCTCCTTCCTGCCCGGCGCCCAGACGACGGCGGACGTCTTCAGCCGGGCTCTCGACAAGGGCGCCCGAACCGTCGCCATCGTCGACGTGCCGCGCGCTCCCTACGTCCACGCCGATGTCGTTTTCGAGGTCGTCGAGGCCAGCGTGGAGAATTTCCGCTCGCTTACCGCAACGATCTCGCTGGCACTGGTGCTGGCGATCCGCGCCGGCACCTTCAGCGCCCACAAGTCGAACCCGCAAGACGAGAGACAATGA
- a CDS encoding pyridoxal phosphate-dependent aminotransferase encodes MGILSAKLSAVKPSQTKAMTALAAELKAQGKTIITLSQGEPDFATPDHIARAAIAAIHAGHTKYTAVAGIPALREAVAEKFQRENNLTFAADQITVGCGAKQLLFNALVASLDDGDEVVFPTPCWVSYPEIVKLAGGVPIAVETRVGDGFIMQPSDLRAAITPRTKWLMLNSPSNPTGAVYSRRNLEGLAAVLRDFPNVWVLADDIYEHLVYGDAEFCTMAEVAPDLASRTVTVNGVSKSCAMTGWRVGYAGGPLELIKAMNTVQGQSTSHTCSISQHAAVAALNGDQGFIGEFRDAFEKRRDLVVQRINEIPGLSCDTPDGAFYVFVGCEALLDGTTPQGKTLATDMDFAMYLMEEAGVAVVPGSGFLADGFIRISYASSQDDLQNACTAIGAAVARLKRAQGAA; translated from the coding sequence ATGGGCATCCTGTCTGCCAAATTGTCGGCGGTGAAGCCTTCGCAGACCAAAGCGATGACCGCCCTCGCGGCGGAACTGAAAGCACAAGGCAAGACGATCATTACATTGTCTCAGGGCGAGCCGGATTTCGCCACGCCCGATCATATCGCCCGGGCGGCCATTGCCGCGATTCATGCCGGTCACACGAAATACACCGCCGTTGCCGGCATTCCGGCCTTGCGCGAAGCCGTCGCGGAAAAATTCCAGCGCGAGAACAATCTCACCTTCGCCGCGGACCAGATCACCGTCGGCTGCGGCGCAAAACAGCTCCTGTTCAACGCGCTGGTGGCGAGCCTCGATGACGGTGACGAAGTCGTCTTCCCGACCCCGTGCTGGGTGTCCTATCCCGAGATCGTCAAGCTCGCGGGTGGCGTTCCGATTGCCGTTGAAACGCGCGTCGGGGATGGGTTCATCATGCAGCCGTCCGATCTGCGCGCCGCCATCACGCCGCGCACCAAATGGCTGATGCTGAATTCTCCCTCCAATCCGACGGGCGCCGTCTATTCCCGGCGGAACCTTGAGGGCCTGGCGGCGGTGCTGCGCGATTTTCCGAATGTCTGGGTGCTGGCCGACGACATCTATGAGCATCTGGTCTATGGCGATGCCGAATTCTGCACCATGGCCGAAGTGGCGCCGGATCTCGCCAGCCGGACCGTGACCGTGAACGGCGTCTCGAAGTCCTGCGCCATGACCGGCTGGCGGGTGGGATATGCCGGCGGTCCGCTGGAGCTCATAAAGGCCATGAACACGGTGCAGGGACAGTCGACATCGCACACCTGTTCCATTTCCCAGCATGCAGCGGTGGCGGCCCTCAACGGCGACCAGGGCTTTATCGGGGAATTTCGCGACGCCTTTGAGAAGCGGCGCGACCTGGTCGTCCAACGGATCAACGAAATCCCCGGACTTTCCTGCGACACGCCCGATGGTGCGTTCTACGTCTTTGTCGGATGCGAGGCGCTTCTCGACGGCACGACGCCGCAAGGCAAGACGCTCGCAACCGACATGGATTTCGCAATGTACCTGATGGAGGAAGCGGGCGTTGCGGTCGTGCCGGGCTCCGGCTTTCTGGCCGACGGATTCATCCGCATTTCCTATGCGTCGTCGCAAGACGATCTGCAAAACGCCTGCACTGCCATCGGTGCGGCGGTCGCCAGGCTCAAGCGCGCGCAAGGCGCCGCATAA
- a CDS encoding isocitrate lyase/phosphoenolpyruvate mutase family protein: MRKTSKNLREIIANGGMARVMAAHDPLSAMLVEEAGFDGIWASGFEISAAMGLADISLVSMTEHLTNMRNMAARTSLPIVADIDTGYGNAINVLYTVEQFEAAGAAAVVIEDKMFPKVTSLIDGGRQDLLPIAEFQGKIEAALSVRKDPEFLIIARTEALIAGRGEREALERARAYQAAGADMILIHSKQKTPDEIESFIKAWDGKAKIVIVPTAYPQMTEARARSLEKIGILIYGNHAVRAAVTGMQKVFAQIITDGGIQNVNADIVPVSEIFRLQKMDEVKQNEKRFLR, encoded by the coding sequence ATGCGAAAAACAAGCAAGAACCTCCGCGAAATCATCGCCAATGGCGGCATGGCCCGCGTCATGGCCGCCCACGATCCGCTGTCCGCCATGCTCGTCGAAGAGGCCGGGTTCGACGGCATCTGGGCGAGCGGATTTGAAATTTCGGCCGCCATGGGACTGGCCGACATATCCCTCGTCTCGATGACCGAGCACCTGACCAACATGCGCAACATGGCGGCCAGAACGTCCTTGCCGATCGTTGCCGACATCGACACCGGCTACGGCAACGCGATCAACGTGCTTTATACGGTCGAGCAGTTCGAAGCGGCCGGCGCGGCGGCTGTCGTCATCGAAGACAAGATGTTTCCCAAGGTGACGTCGCTGATCGACGGCGGCCGCCAGGACCTTCTGCCGATCGCGGAATTCCAGGGCAAGATCGAAGCGGCCTTGAGTGTGCGCAAAGACCCCGAGTTCCTGATCATTGCCCGCACCGAGGCCCTGATCGCCGGGCGCGGCGAGCGCGAAGCCCTGGAGCGGGCCCGCGCCTACCAGGCGGCAGGCGCCGACATGATCCTGATCCATTCAAAACAGAAGACGCCGGACGAGATCGAGAGCTTCATCAAGGCCTGGGATGGAAAGGCGAAAATCGTCATCGTGCCGACCGCCTATCCGCAAATGACGGAGGCGCGCGCCCGATCGCTCGAGAAGATCGGCATCCTCATCTATGGCAATCACGCGGTCCGCGCCGCGGTGACCGGGATGCAGAAGGTGTTCGCACAGATCATCACCGACGGCGGCATCCAGAATGTGAATGCCGATATCGTTCCTGTCTCGGAAATCTTCCGCCTGCAAAAAATGGACGAAGTCAAGCAAAACGAAAAACGCTTCCTGCGCTGA